The following nucleotide sequence is from Eschrichtius robustus isolate mEscRob2 chromosome 10, mEscRob2.pri, whole genome shotgun sequence.
CCACGTCTGCCCTGGCCCCCAAGATCGGCCCCCTGGGTCTGGTAAGTCATCCTTGTGGAGGGGCGCTTTTTGTTTGCGGAGAGCAGAGTTCGACTCTGGCTTGTGCAAACACGACTGTGTCTGAGGTGCCCCAGACAGTGAGCGATTGCCATCCCCGGCTAGGCCTGAACTGGCACTAGCCGTCACAAAAAGGTTGTATGTAAAGATGGAACCTGGTACCTTGAACCTGTAACTTTCCAGTGCCCCTTAGCTGCTGCTCTTAGTGTCCCTGAGGGACGGGATGGAGGAGGTTTTTGAAGTCAAGAGTGGCTTAGTGACACCGCATAGCCTACTTGGCCTGTTTCCTAGGGAGATGGGCATATGGCTGCTGGGAAGATAAAATGGGGTGTGACATGAAGATCTCGGTGAATGTTACAGTAGCTTGTATTAACAACTCTGCTCTGAACCTACTGGTTAACATGATTAGCTTTACCTAGGATCAGACTTACCTgctttttcctccattttatacTGTTTACTGAACTTCCTTTTTCTTGAATATAATCAGGCCTTTATTCCTTGAGCAGTGGTCTCCTGTGTGAAAAGCTCTCCCGCCATGGTTTTGCTTAAGCAGTGTCCTCATTACTCTTCCTTGGCCCTTACCTCAGCTGGCACTCACTGGACATCTCTCTTGTTTAGGGAATTGTAAAGGGGCAAATGCCCGGACCTCATCCCCGCAGATTGACTAGGGTTGGTCAGACACAAGGACCTGGTGTCTTTTTAAAGAGGCCCCCGGTGATTCAAATGTAAAAGAGTTGAAAATTACCACATAGGTCCTTAGGAGAGGGTAGGTAGATAAGGGCCCTGGTCCCATTGTGGCCTTGAACCTGCAGTTTACAGCCCTGGACCAACTAAACCTGCAGCCTCTGTTTTCCAGTTTAGTATGGTGATAGCCATGCCTTGATTGGGCAGGCAAAGTTAAACGTGTTTCAAACAGCTTGCTTGTGCTGCCAAGTGAGAAGGACTGGGCAGATTTTCAGACTGCTTCGATGTAGGGCATGGTGTGAttatataccttttatttctgcaGTCTCCAAAAAAAGTTGGTGATGACATCGCCAAGGCAACTGGTGATTGGAAGGGTCTGAGGATTACAGTGAAACTGACCATTCAGAACCGACAGGCCCAGGTACTTGGTTTGAGGGAGGGCAGAGGTAGGGATTCCTGGGAGGAAGGTTTTTTGCTGACATGGTCACCTGCCACTAGTGGTGAGGTAAGAGCAATTTTATCTGTGGGGAAGGCTTTTGAGACATTGGGTAAATCACTTATGTTTGCTGGGGTAGGACGTGTTTCAGGTTGTGAAAATTAACCTGAATGTACAGTAAATGCGGCATCTGGCCCATGGATTCTGAGAGCCAAGGTGCATGGTAGTATTGGCTGTTCTCATTGGAGGGTGGGGTAGGGTATGTTACTCCCACTGAGAATCTCTTCCGCAGATTGAGGTGGTACCTTCTGCCTCTGCCCTGATCATCAAAGCCCTCAAGGAACCgccaagagacagaaagaagcagaaaaacagtGAGTGGCTTTTTCCCTGGTAGTATGTGAGTGGTATTGTGTGCTCAGTGTTTGATACACAGCTGCACGTGCTCCCTTTAATGAAACCTAGGGATGGCACAGGTATTTGTTAAGCTGTTACAGAGCTAGGCACTGCCAAGAAGTGCCTTGTGGCTCTCCCCAATCCCTGGTGTGGAACAGATCCCACTCAACGCTTGCAGGAGGGACATGTTCAGGCagggtgaagaaactgagaaagaTAACCAGTAATCAAGAAAGAGCAGCTTCCTAGCTGGATGACAGACCCTATGGACAGCTTTAATCAACCTCAGTCACTTCAGCgtgttttttctcctcttcaaAACAGTCCCTTGCACATAAGGTTAGCAAAGACTTGATTTTGTCCCTAGCCACCCGCCACTGCACCTGACCAGTTTTCTGTTGGCTGGTGCAATCCAGTGGTGAGCTGATACTAAACCCCAGCTTAGGAAACAGGGTTGTTCTTCATGTGGATGACTCTGTGCCGAAAGCATGGGAACAGGTTAGAAATGGATGAGGGAGAACTgactgctctgctctgctctgctctggcctcaggtggtAACAAAGCttttgctgttttttattttctgcagTTAAGCACAGTGGAAACATCACTTTTGATGAGATTGTCAACATTGCCCGACAGATGCGGCATCGATCTTTAGCTAGAGAACTCTCTGGTAAGAACAGAACAGTATGAGGCCACCTTAATTGTCATGCAAGATGTATGCACTTAGTGGCATTTTCCCACTTAGAGGGGACTTTATTCTGTAAGACCTGAAATTGGGGTGTGGTGTCTTTCTGGGTTTGAAAGAATCTGGGTATCATAGGACCTGTGGACATTTTTGCATTCAGAGCTTTTAAATATATGGAGCTCTGAATTTTGGATTAGGGGAGCAGTGATAATTATCCCTGTATTCCATAAAATAGTTATTCCTCTCCTTGCCTGTATTTCCCCACTGGTATCTGAGGATTGTGAGGGACTGACAGGCCCTCTGATTCCACCTTTTCTTAATTATAGGAACCATTAAAGAGATCCTGGGGACCGCCCAGTCTGTGGGCTGCAATGTTGATGGCCGCCACCCTCATGACATCATAGATGACATCAACAGTGGTGCGGTGGAATGCCCAGCTGTAAGTGACTTATGCattgattttcttaaaattaggGTGAAAACTGGAGGGGAAGCTAATGTATTCCTGGGGAAAAGGTGGAAAATTCTAGAAGTGCTCAATAGTGGGGTTGGGAGATAAGGTTTTTTTGTCCTATTactgagagggttttttttttttttcttttccacagaGTTAAGaactgcaaagaaaaataataaagagttaTTTGACAACCAGTGGACTTTTTGATGTGGCCTCTTCCTTGGGGGAGCCTAGGCTTTGTGGTCAAATGGTGGTCATTGAGGCCAGGGTGACAGAATCTGGGGATGAAGCAGCAATCTGTGGACAACAGATTTCTGTCCTGTATGGGACTagctcagaaaatacctagaaaggaAGTCTGCTTTTTGGAGACATATTCATGGAGCTCCTCAAGAAAAAGTTCTTGGTCAGAAAGAAAACTTGGGGAGCTAAACATAATAAACACACAGGGAAGGAGCTCTTCATCCCAAACCAATTTAATCATTTGGTGGGTTCTGGGCCCAGGGCCCATGATTCAAGGCTTTGCTCTCCATTCCAGTGTACAGCTGTGGTTCAGAACCACTGATGGGACAACCAAAGAACCTGACCTTTATGAGTCCTCTTCTGTAGTTAGCAGCTCCTAGCCCTACCCTGGTTTGCTTTAAACCAGTAACAGACTATTTTCTAATGAATGCTTTCACCTTTCCTAAGCCTCTCTCCCatgtcttttctttatttctgttcctTTTCAGTTTCTAGAGCTCCTCACTCACTTTCACCTTATTTGATATGCAATGGATGAACCTCAAGCACCTGGACACTGAGACAAAGCTACCCCTGAGCAGCCTGAAGTACCACCTGGAAGGGGCTTCTGGGCACTAGCCTAAAGGGAGTTGGGAATGACAGCGCCAAGAACTTCGTTTCCCTGCCATTAGTCACTTGGCTGTCCCATTTGGTTTTTAATCACAGGTGCAAGCAGGGGTGGAAAACTGCTTTAGTGGAAAGGACTGCCCGAGATCGCTGGAGTGAGGAACATTCCAGGACATGTGGCAAGTCAGCAAGGAATCAAAGCTAGAGGCCTTGGGTGATGGCTGAGGGTACAACCAGCTTACCTTACAGTAGACCAGTAATGGGGCGTCTCAAATCAGGCTTACCTAATCAAAAACCAAGTAAGCTCACAGCAGTTTATAAGTGCTGAGATGAGATCTACACCAGTGGGGTGCAAGGGAGAAAGGAAGCAGGCCAACAGGCTAAGGAGCTTGATTTAAAAGATACTCAGCTGTCAGGAAGAGGGGAAAGTAAAAATGACTCGCCTGCCTCTGAGCCAGGGAAAGCATGGCTGCCGTCACGTTGCCCCAGTTTTGTTAGCCTTCCCTCCCTTAGGAACTCCGTTTAAAGGTACGTGCCTTGCTGAGGGATTTCATTAGCTTCTTCCTGCACCCTCAACCTCACTGTCCTTCCTCAGTCTTTTCTTGACAGCAGTAACTAGAATAGAGCACTTGAGCAGCTCAGAAAGTGCAGGTTGTGTGCAGCTGTGTCTAGATTCagcatccctcccccagccccattcTAGTAACAGTTGGCTCTAGAATCCCCCTTCCTCACTTGAATTCACTCCCCCAAATCTTAAACCTCAGTGGCCCCACTATGGGGAATACTCATTCCCGGCTAATGTTCTTGATTCTCTTGTTGCAACAGCCCTCACTCAAGCAGAGACTACTACGACCAGACCACTGCCAAAATACCTGACCTTTTAAGTGGGAACCAAGTCTTTCACTCATTCTTCATAAATCAAcgtttctggagtgttttttccACTGAATTAAAGGTAAATCTTTAAAACAGTGTAATTGGAGTTGGGTTGTCTTAAGATgttgagaaagaagagagcaccTGAGACCTTCCAGATGCAACATGTAAAATAGTGACTATTTATTAAAGGTGCTTTTGCATATGGCTCTGGGCTAGACTTAAAGTCAGATGTCCCCAGATGCCTTCAAATTACCTGTCAGGTCCCCATCCACTTTGGTTATGTTCCCAGTTACTCTCCAGCATGGAGTCTCTGATGTCTAATGAAAGCTGAACTACACCTGAAGGCCTTCCCACACTCACTACATTCGTAAGGTTTCACACCAGTGTGAATTTTCTGATGCTGACTAAGGGATGAGCTCTGGTTAAATGCCTTTCCACACTCATTGCACTCATAGGGTTTTTCTCCTGTGTGAATTACATGATGTCGAATAAGGGCTGAGCTCTCACTGAAGAattttccacattcattacatttataAGGCTTCTCCCCAGTGTGGGTCTTTTGGTGGATTATAAGGTTTGTGCTTTGGCTGAAGGCCTTCCCGCACTCACTGCACttgtagggtttctctccagtgtgagtccTCTGGTGGTTTGTGAGGTTTGCACTCTGgctgaaggccttcccacatGCATTACATTTGTAGGGTTTCTCCCCTGTATGGATTCTCTGGTGCTGAATAAATGCTGCACAGTAGCTGAAGGCCTTCCCGCATTCGCTGCACTTGTAGGGCTTCTCCCCTGTATGAGTCCTCTGGTGGTTTGTAAGATTTGCACTGTGGCGGAAGGCCTTCCCACAGTCGCTGCATTCGTaaggcttctctccagtgtgaattctctgatgctgAACAAGGGCTGAACAGTCACTGAAGGCTTTCTCACACTCACTACATTTGTAGGGCTTTTCTCCAGTATGAGTTCGCTGGTGTTTTGTAAGGTTTGCATTCTGGCTGAAGGCTCTTCCACATTCACTGCATTTATAAGGTTTCTCTCCGGTGTGAATCCTCTGGTGCTGAACAAGAGATGAGCTCTGGCTGAAGGCCTTCCTGCATTCATTGCACTCATATGGCTTCTCCCCAGTGTGGCTCTTCTGGTGCTGAGAAAGGGAAGAACAGTAACTGAAGGCTTTGCCACATTCATTACATATGTACGGCTTCGCTCTGTGAGGTTTAATTATATCTGAATTCTTCCTGAAACTCTCTGTGTGTGTTTCACGTTTACGGGGTCTCACTTCTGTAGGAACTCTCTGCTGTGGAGAAAGAACTGGTCTCAGATTGAAGCTCTTCCCCAGTTCACTGTTCCTGTGATCTGACTCCCCAGAGGGCATCTCTACACTTGGGTCTTGGAATGATTCTTCAGAAATGTCTTGTTCAGGTGGTGATTCAGATACAATCTTCCAATCTGAAGAATATTTACAAAAGcaattttaaagattcttttggtGAAAGAAAAGATACCGAAAGACAAAAGGCTGAAGGAGTCTGGCTGAGCTCTTATGTAGGACAGGTTCGATGCTTCCACCCCCTTTCACCCAGGATGCTTCTGTTCTAAACCACAATGACCAGAAAGTTTTTCAGAGACATGAGCACTCTTTGCTCCCTTTCCTAAACAGCAGAAGTTTATCCTGAACCTGCCTCAGATGCactcctctcctttctttctgacACTCCTCTCCTGTGCTTTTGCCAAGTACTGGGTTGTCTTAAGCTGTCTTCTTAGTCACAATTCTCAGTGTGGTTTTGGGCAACCTGCTATTACCAGGTTTGAACAATTCACTTAAAAAAGCTGATGACTGATGCCAGCAGGATCAATGTTTTCACCTATCAAATcagcaagattttttaaaaaatggttaattcTAGAGTGTTGGTAAGAGTGCAGCATTTGGCATATCTCACACACTGGTGCGGCTGCATAAATGGACAGGCTTTCTGGAGAGTAATCTGGCTGCATGTGTCAAGGGTCTTTAAAATGCTGACATAGAATTCCACTTCACTTGCATTGATATCATTTGTCGTCAACACTGCATCATTTGTCAAATGAAAAGCAAATACCTAAATGTTTAATAACAAGGAATGACTATAGTATAGCCAATCAAGGGACACTGTTCAGCAGTTATAAGTCATGTTTGAAATCTGTACATTATAATTCCTTTTGTAGAAAGGTATTAATTGAAAAAACACTGGCAAGTTATACAATGTGAAGATAAGCTGTGTTGTCTTTGGGCTGTGGGATTAGGCAGgggtagtttttattttcttcaatgcttatctgtattttctaatgtTCTCCAGtgactattatttttataataaaagttataaaaaccTTGCTTTCAAGGACTATGcagtgataaaaataaacaacatgcTGTTAGGTGAAAGAAGGAATATGTAAAATTACATACTGTTATCTTAATTTTAGAAAACGCTGCTTTTTGTAATACGAAGATTGAAGGTAATACCTCTGTGTGGTGGGATGATAGGAgatcttgattttcttttttattcttttctaaactttaaatgaacttatgttatttttattagaaaaaaagttactttaaaaagaataacattGCTTTTATAATATGGATGGGGGtgggtgatatttttaaaaagagttactgATTCTTAATCCCCTTTGGGACCTCATTCATTTTAAGAGAAAACAAAGTGTGAATTAATGTATAATATTTGCAAAGTATTAAAACTAAGTGAACCCAATGGTCCCAGACggctctctctgtctccttcatAGAGGCTTATAGCTAAGGGAATGAAGTTTTAGGGAAGGCTACGGAGCTTCTTTTCACAAGGGTCAATTTTCCTGAAAAGATTCTTCCCGTTTCTGCCTTATTTAGGAAAACAGCAGGTTAGTTTTAGGTATGCTTTATTTGAATTTCTATACAGAATCTTGACCCAgactgcctaggttcaaatctGGGTTCaacctcttactagctgtgtgactctgggcaaattaCTATGCCTTGGATTTATTATTTGTGAATGTAGCTCTCTTACAGAATTattatgaggactaaatgagcTAAAACACAAAGGACCCAGAACGATACCTGAGGAATAGCAAGTGTTATATGAGTGCTTGTTATTATCTAGGACCTTTTCCTTGTAAATCATATTAAATGGTTTCCCATTAAGCAGGTTTCCCTCTAAGTTGCACGTGCATTCGAAGCCCAGTCTACTAAGAGCACCGAAGTCCCTGTTTCGGGTTGAGGGTATCTCTATGTTACTTGGTATTTGGTCTTACAGCTCTCAAAAACTGACCATCTATCTGAGTAAAAgatggaaaggagaagaaaagtgaCAACAAAAGAAGCAGTGGGAGAAAGGAGCAATTAAGAAGACtatgtggggaattccctggtggtccagtggttaggactccacgcttccattgcagggggcatgggtgcTGGCTCCTGTATAAGACGGTCTAATATTCGAAACTGAATATACCCAAAACAGAACCACTGATTTTCCCTTTCAAGCCAGTGTCTTTGTCAACCTTCCCATTCACCCAACTGCTCAGGCCAGGGTCATCCTTAATGTCTCTTTCCCTCACATCCAGTCCACTAGCAAGTCGTGTTGGCTTTAACACCCAAGTATGTCCTGAATCCTCCTCCTCAGCAGCCACCATCCTCTCACTGGAATGTCCTAACTGATCTCCCTGCTTCTAGTCTTGAACACTGACAGTCTAGTCTCCACACATGTTATCTTTTCAAACACAAATATTATCCCTTCCTGCTCAAAACCCTCAATGGCTTCCTATCTTCCTATTTGAATAAAACCTGAACACCTTCCATGGCCTCTAAGCCTTACATGATCTACCCCCTGCCCAGCACCCTCCCTCTTGTTTACTGAGTCCGAGGCTCTTCTCTTCCTAACACAAGTCAAACTTATTCCCAACTCAAAGCCTCAACACGTGGTGTGGCCCAGAATGTTCCTCCTCCGGATACTTACACGCTGGCTCATTCTtttccttcagatctcagctccagTGTCACCTCCTCGAAGTGGTCTTCCCTGTTCCTCCGATCTAGGTGAGCCCCCACCCCACCCGTATTCCCCTTTCTTACAGTACTCATCACCATCCAATATTGTATTGGTTATTTTGTTTACTCGCTTTATTTATGTTCCTCACTAGGATGTAAGCAGGGACTACATCTTGTTCTCTGTTGCACCTCCAGTAGCTGAAACAACGCCAGGCATGTACCAAGCAGTGAGGCAAAGGCAGGTCGAAGACCTGGATCTGTCTTTCACtgtgggaggggtgggatggaatAATAGCTCTGAAACCAGCCCAGGAGGCACAGCGATGCCCAGGATGCTCGGTGGGTCTCAGAGCAGAGGTGCAACATCGCAGGAGCAGTGTTTTAGTTACTCTAATAGCCAGATTTAAAACTTTCCTCCAGCTACTTCACTATTACAGAATTAATACCGCCCTACATTGTCGACAACTTTTTTTCGTATATATTAGTTTGTCAAAGAGTAAGACAGGTTTTGTTATCGACATTTTTTCAGATATAGAAACAGACGACCACAATTTAGTGGTTTACTCTGAATCCATGTAGTTAATACGTAGCAAGCCAGGACCTGGATGCGTCTTTCATGGGTCCACATCCGAAGTTGCTTCCACACTAACACTCTACACTAATACCTCAGGGCACAGATCCTTTGTGGTAACACCTTTTCCCAACTTCTGTTTCTAGTGACACGGTGATTTGAATCTTTTCCAGTAACCTTTATAGGATCCTGAACCCCTCTGAGACTGTGATGAAATCTTTTCCCAGAAAGATGCAGTTATTGCCACAAAACACTGTATTCAATTCCCGAAGTTCCACACAGGGTTCTCTGGATTCAGGTTAAAAGGTCCTGCATAACAAGTATGCTGTGCTGGGAAGCAGGGGGTTTGGGAGAAGGAAGCAGCAGGCAGTGAGGCTCCCTGTAAAGGGAAGTATTTCAGCAAGTGTGAGTGGTGCCTGGAGTTACAAGGGCTGAGGTGACATGTGATAGGCTGcttagaaagaggataaaatgggaagaagagaGTTCAGATGAACCATGCACAAAGTAAGCCAGAGGCTTTGTTTTCATTGTCCTACAGCAACCATAAAAGATATAAAGCATTAGACCacatttagaaaaatttaaaattttgtcgcTTTAAAGTTGTTAAGTTCATTGTACCTCTGATGCTTTGTTTCAAAATATCAGAAGTGGCTGGAACCACAGGCCCTGCCAGAGGTCAGACATTTGCAAGGGCTGAAATATGAAGGCGGGGGTGGAGTAAGCAGCCTTAGATGAGTAGCAAGAGATAAAGGCAGAAACTTTGGTTTCCCTTGCTCTTGTTTTCCCTGAGTTTCTTCGTGTCAGCCCTTCAGAAAATTCCGGCATGGCCacgaagagggagagaaggggtgtGGGTGCAGGATCCAATAAAGGGTTAGTCAGAGAGGGGAGTAGCAGTAGGTGTCACAGCTGAAGCATGGCTAAAGGTGGGTACTTGAGATGCTCAGTGAGGTGAACCCGAAGCAGGGAACGTGCTAGGCCAGCAGAGATGACTCATTTCCCAGAGGCCAGCAACACCACCAGTGCTCCCAAATGCCTCCCAGCCTGGGGACACTGAGTAGACAGGCGTGGAATAGAGGGCTTTGGAGTCTGACTGATGTTGCTTCAAACCCCAGCCTCGCCGCTGTCTAGCTGTGAGGCTCTGAACCAGCGAGTTAGCCTCTctcagctttggtttcctcatctataaaacggggataataatatttacctcacCGGTTGTTAGAATACTCAAATGCGCTAACGCATGTTTCAAAGGGGCTTTTGCTCCCGAGACTCTGACTGGCTCAGTGCTTGCTCACATACCTGGACAGGTACTCCTGAGGCCTCCTCTCTCCAGCATCCATGAACCTTCCCTTTGTTCCAACTGGGAGTTCATACCAGGCTGGGAGACTGGAAGTCCTAtttaagggggggaaaaaagtggGGTTTAGAGATCTGTACTAAGTATAAATAGCCTCCCAGAACTGAGGGCA
It contains:
- the RPL12 gene encoding large ribosomal subunit protein uL11 isoform X2 — translated: MPPKFDPNEIKVVYLRCTGGEVGATSALAPKIGPLGLSPKKVGDDIAKATGDWKGLRITVKLTIQNRQAQIEVVPSASALIIKALKEPPRDRKKQKNIKHSGNITFDEIVNIARQMRHRSLARELSGTIKEILGTAQSVGCNVDGRHPHDIIDDINSGAVECPAS
- the ZNF79 gene encoding zinc finger protein 79 isoform X2 — its product is MNSQLEQREGSWMLERGGLRSTCPDWKIVSESPPEQDISEESFQDPSVEMPSGESDHRNSELGKSFNLRPVLSPQQRVPTEVRPRKRETHTESFRKNSDIIKPHRAKPYICNECGKAFSYCSSLSQHQKSHTGEKPYECNECRKAFSQSSSLVQHQRIHTGEKPYKCSECGRAFSQNANLTKHQRTHTGEKPYKCSECEKAFSDCSALVQHQRIHTGEKPYECSDCGKAFRHSANLTNHQRTHTGEKPYKCSECGKAFSYCAAFIQHQRIHTGEKPYKCNACGKAFSQSANLTNHQRTHTGEKPYKCSECGKAFSQSTNLIIHQKTHTGEKPYKCNECGKFFSESSALIRHHVIHTGEKPYECNECGKAFNQSSSLSQHQKIHTGVKPYECSECGKAFRCSSAFIRHQRLHAGE
- the ZNF79 gene encoding zinc finger protein 79 isoform X1, producing the protein MLEEGEPPSPDPALPQEEGTEEEGMAGGLLTAGSQGSTPFSSVTVAFTQKGWRQLAPTPRDRFKEGMPEKSRNLVLLGLPVSQPGMNSQLEQREGSWMLERGGLRSTCPDWKIVSESPPEQDISEESFQDPSVEMPSGESDHRNSELGKSFNLRPVLSPQQRVPTEVRPRKRETHTESFRKNSDIIKPHRAKPYICNECGKAFSYCSSLSQHQKSHTGEKPYECNECRKAFSQSSSLVQHQRIHTGEKPYKCSECGRAFSQNANLTKHQRTHTGEKPYKCSECEKAFSDCSALVQHQRIHTGEKPYECSDCGKAFRHSANLTNHQRTHTGEKPYKCSECGKAFSYCAAFIQHQRIHTGEKPYKCNACGKAFSQSANLTNHQRTHTGEKPYKCSECGKAFSQSTNLIIHQKTHTGEKPYKCNECGKFFSESSALIRHHVIHTGEKPYECNECGKAFNQSSSLSQHQKIHTGVKPYECSECGKAFRCSSAFIRHQRLHAGE
- the RPL12 gene encoding large ribosomal subunit protein uL11 isoform X1, which translates into the protein MPPKFDPNEIKVVYLRCTGGEVGATSALAPKIGPLGLSPKKVGDDIAKATGDWKGLRITVKLTIQNRQAQIEVVPSASALIIKALKEPPRDRKKQKNIKHSGNITFDEIVNIARQMRHRSLARELSGTIKEILGTAQSVGCNVDGRHPHDIIDDINSGAVECPAFLELLTHFHLI
- the ZNF79 gene encoding zinc finger protein 79 isoform X3; amino-acid sequence: MPSGESDHRNSELGKSFNLRPVLSPQQRVPTEVRPRKRETHTESFRKNSDIIKPHRAKPYICNECGKAFSYCSSLSQHQKSHTGEKPYECNECRKAFSQSSSLVQHQRIHTGEKPYKCSECGRAFSQNANLTKHQRTHTGEKPYKCSECEKAFSDCSALVQHQRIHTGEKPYECSDCGKAFRHSANLTNHQRTHTGEKPYKCSECGKAFSYCAAFIQHQRIHTGEKPYKCNACGKAFSQSANLTNHQRTHTGEKPYKCSECGKAFSQSTNLIIHQKTHTGEKPYKCNECGKFFSESSALIRHHVIHTGEKPYECNECGKAFNQSSSLSQHQKIHTGVKPYECSECGKAFRCSSAFIRHQRLHAGE